A window of the Fibrobacter sp. genome harbors these coding sequences:
- a CDS encoding LamG domain-containing protein: MRKFCLVQILGIALCLLLCSCSEGKGDVAGGITDIDHSITLAGRVVDDAGNAVAAARVVAYIDNSISVVDSIETVSDKQGKYELVVSDSVGDLVMLYAEAESLCALANPKLQENNDLQISKKKSLKGNIDGAESGYVRIKGTSLTAKISKDGSFDFAGVPSSEGLVLQYVQDDAAIASYSISTADSSDAIILPTFIEKHLSMDGGEMVYDNDSTLAENVEYVDGISGKAILLKPGQFIDLGTLDLTSGDFTISLWTKWNGVNENHQILVAQRSYWSDSTSKFQWHFERTNSVFAVMKSAPKEPVEITFGDSSIVPVGEWCFLTLVSRDHQVSMFVNGEQVGETSEFTANQLDASVPFRIGGDEISTETWDGAIDEVQIESVARDAEWIKSAWQSGRENL; the protein is encoded by the coding sequence GTGAGAAAATTCTGTTTAGTTCAAATCCTGGGAATTGCTTTGTGCCTGCTGTTGTGTTCCTGTTCTGAAGGAAAGGGCGATGTTGCTGGCGGCATTACTGATATTGACCACTCCATCACTTTAGCGGGAAGAGTTGTTGATGATGCAGGAAATGCCGTGGCTGCAGCTCGTGTTGTTGCCTATATTGACAATTCTATTTCTGTTGTGGATTCCATTGAAACGGTTTCCGATAAGCAAGGCAAATATGAATTAGTAGTATCGGATTCTGTCGGTGATTTAGTCATGCTTTATGCTGAAGCAGAATCGCTCTGTGCGTTGGCAAATCCAAAACTTCAGGAAAATAATGACTTGCAAATAAGCAAGAAAAAATCCTTGAAAGGAAACATTGACGGAGCAGAATCTGGCTATGTTCGCATTAAGGGAACGTCCTTGACTGCAAAGATTTCCAAAGACGGATCTTTTGACTTTGCCGGTGTTCCGTCAAGTGAAGGACTTGTTCTTCAGTACGTACAAGATGATGCTGCGATAGCTTCTTACTCCATTTCTACTGCTGATTCTTCCGATGCAATCATTCTCCCTACATTCATTGAAAAGCATCTTTCCATGGATGGCGGTGAAATGGTTTACGATAACGACTCCACCCTTGCAGAGAATGTGGAATATGTGGATGGAATTTCCGGTAAGGCCATCCTTCTTAAGCCAGGCCAGTTTATTGACTTGGGGACACTTGATCTGACATCTGGCGACTTTACGATTTCTCTGTGGACGAAATGGAATGGCGTAAATGAAAATCATCAAATTCTTGTTGCCCAACGTAGTTATTGGAGCGACAGTACTTCAAAGTTCCAGTGGCATTTTGAACGTACGAACAGCGTCTTTGCTGTAATGAAGAGCGCTCCCAAGGAACCTGTGGAAATAACTTTTGGCGATTCCTCTATTGTTCCTGTTGGAGAATGGTGCTTCTTGACATTGGTTTCCAGGGATCATCAGGTTTCCATGTTCGTGAATGGTGAACAGGTGGGGGAGACTAGCGAATTTACGGCGAATCAGTTGGACGCATCTGTTCCGTTCCGTATTGGCGGTGATGAAATCAGCACCGAAACCTGGGATGGTGCTATTGACGAAGTGCAAATTGAAAGCGTTGCCCGCGATGCTGAATGGATTAAATCTGCGTG